Proteins encoded by one window of Streptococcus suis S735:
- a CDS encoding thiol reductase thioredoxin yields MWRKYFLLVLLAILVVGGAFFLSQSAATPNESDYVKAVKSYQAISIDEVEQKVQDEEEFILYIGRETCPYCRDFVPKLTEAVEQSHATIYYLDSESDPNGKIQQFRQSQGLATVPSLTYYKSGKLSGILRKGSQATLSEIENFLALQGQ; encoded by the coding sequence ATGTGGCGTAAGTATTTTTTGCTAGTGCTATTAGCTATTTTGGTCGTAGGTGGGGCCTTCTTTCTATCTCAATCAGCGGCTACGCCAAATGAATCAGACTATGTGAAGGCTGTAAAGAGTTACCAGGCTATTTCGATAGACGAAGTGGAGCAAAAGGTCCAAGACGAGGAAGAATTTATATTATACATAGGTCGTGAGACATGCCCTTATTGTCGTGATTTTGTTCCGAAATTAACAGAGGCAGTAGAGCAATCACATGCGACGATCTACTATTTAGATAGCGAGTCGGATCCGAATGGAAAAATACAACAATTTCGACAGAGTCAAGGTCTTGCTACGGTTCCTAGCTTAACCTACTATAAATCAGGTAAATTATCTGGAATACTCCGTAAAGGGAGCCAAGCAACGCTATCCGAAATAGAGAATTTTTTAGCTCTTCAAGGGCAGTAA
- the rpsD gene encoding 30S ribosomal protein S4, whose protein sequence is MSRYTGPSWKQARRLGLSLTGTGKELARRNYVPGQHGPNNRSKLSEYGLQLAEKQKLRFSYGLGEKQFRNLFVQATKIKQGTLGFNFMLLLERRLDNVVYRLGLATTRRQARQFVNHGHILVDGKRVDIPSYRVEVGQVISVREKSIKVPAILEAVEATLGRPAFVSFDAEKLEGSLTRLPERDEINPEINEALVVEFYNKML, encoded by the coding sequence ATGTCACGTTATACAGGACCATCTTGGAAACAAGCTCGTCGTCTTGGCTTGTCATTGACAGGTACAGGTAAAGAATTGGCACGTCGTAACTACGTACCAGGTCAACACGGACCAAACAACCGTTCTAAATTGTCAGAATACGGTTTGCAATTGGCTGAGAAACAAAAATTGCGTTTCTCTTACGGTTTGGGTGAAAAACAATTCCGTAACTTGTTCGTACAAGCTACTAAAATCAAACAAGGTACTCTTGGTTTCAACTTCATGCTTCTTTTGGAGCGTCGTTTGGACAACGTTGTTTACCGTCTTGGTTTGGCAACTACTCGTCGTCAAGCACGTCAATTCGTAAACCACGGTCATATCCTTGTTGACGGCAAACGCGTTGACATCCCTTCATACCGTGTTGAAGTTGGTCAAGTGATCTCAGTTCGTGAGAAGTCAATCAAAGTTCCAGCTATCCTTGAAGCTGTTGAAGCAACTCTTGGACGTCCAGCTTTCGTATCATTCGATGCTGAAAAGCTTGAAGGTTCATTGACTCGCTTGCCAGAACGCGACGAAATCAACCCAGAAATCAACGAAGCTCTTGTCGTAGAATTCTACAACAAAATGCTCTAA
- a CDS encoding Veg family protein: MSDAFTDVAKMKQIKQDIKDHEGQIVELTLENGRKREKNKQGRIVEVYQSLFIVEFEDPNNTFVESYTYSDILTEKILIHYLD; encoded by the coding sequence ATGAGTGATGCATTTACAGATGTTGCTAAGATGAAGCAAATCAAACAAGATATTAAGGACCATGAGGGACAGATTGTCGAGTTGACCCTTGAAAATGGTCGTAAGCGTGAGAAGAATAAGCAGGGGCGTATTGTAGAGGTTTATCAGTCTCTCTTCATCGTTGAATTTGAAGATCCAAACAATACCTTTGTGGAATCTTATACTTACTCAGACATTTTGACTGAAAAGATTTTGATTCATTATTTGGATTAA
- the dnaB gene encoding replicative DNA helicase: MAELDELRVQPQDILAEQSVLGAIFLDEGKLVFVREYIEAEDFFKHAHKLIFKAMIALSDRNEAIDATTMRNYLVNHGDLENIGGLAYLAEIISSVPTAANAEFYAKIVAEKSNLRKLIARLTDAVNQAYEGTDGSDDIIANAEKALIDVSEGASRSGFKRIDDVLNINFDNLETRAKQTSDITGIATGYPALDAMTTGLHEEELIILAARPAVGKTAFALNIAQNIGTKLGLTVAIFSLEMGAESLVDRMLASEGVINSRAIRTGHLTQEEWNKYMVAQANLARASIYIDDTPGIKITEIRSRSRKLAQETGNLGLILIDYLQLITGTGRENRQQEVSEISRQLKILAKELKVPVIALSQLSRGVEQRQDKRPVLSDIRESGSIEQDADIVAFLYRDDYYERGEQEDGGIPNNTVEVIIEKNRSGARGTVELMFQKEYNKFASISKREDG; encoded by the coding sequence TTGGCAGAGTTGGATGAATTGCGGGTGCAACCGCAGGATATTCTAGCTGAACAATCGGTATTAGGAGCTATTTTCCTTGATGAAGGCAAGCTGGTCTTCGTTCGTGAATACATCGAAGCTGAAGATTTTTTCAAACATGCTCATAAGCTAATTTTTAAAGCTATGATTGCTCTTTCTGATAGAAATGAGGCAATTGATGCGACTACCATGCGTAACTATTTAGTGAACCATGGTGATTTGGAAAATATCGGTGGTTTGGCCTATTTGGCTGAAATCATTAGTTCCGTACCGACGGCAGCCAATGCGGAATTCTATGCCAAGATTGTTGCTGAAAAGTCTAATCTCCGTAAACTGATTGCCCGTTTGACGGATGCAGTTAATCAGGCTTATGAGGGTACGGATGGTTCAGATGACATTATTGCCAATGCTGAAAAAGCTTTGATTGATGTCAGTGAGGGAGCCAGTCGAAGTGGTTTCAAGCGGATTGATGATGTCTTGAATATCAACTTTGACAACCTTGAAACTCGTGCTAAGCAGACGTCGGATATTACAGGGATTGCAACTGGCTATCCTGCTCTTGATGCCATGACAACGGGTCTGCATGAGGAAGAGTTGATTATTCTTGCGGCTCGTCCTGCGGTTGGTAAGACGGCTTTTGCCCTCAATATTGCTCAAAATATCGGTACAAAACTGGGTTTGACAGTTGCTATCTTCTCTTTGGAGATGGGTGCAGAAAGCTTGGTTGACCGTATGCTCGCTTCTGAGGGAGTTATCAATTCGAGGGCTATCCGTACGGGTCACCTAACGCAAGAGGAATGGAACAAGTATATGGTGGCTCAAGCTAATTTGGCTCGAGCAAGTATCTATATTGATGATACTCCAGGTATCAAGATTACCGAAATTCGCTCGCGTTCTCGTAAATTGGCGCAGGAGACAGGGAATTTAGGTTTGATTTTGATTGACTATCTCCAATTGATTACAGGAACCGGTCGAGAAAACCGTCAACAAGAAGTTTCAGAGATTTCTCGACAATTGAAAATTCTAGCCAAGGAATTAAAAGTTCCAGTTATTGCTCTAAGCCAGTTGTCTCGTGGTGTGGAGCAACGTCAAGATAAACGTCCTGTCTTGTCTGATATCCGTGAGTCAGGGTCTATTGAGCAGGATGCGGATATCGTTGCCTTCTTGTATCGTGATGATTATTATGAACGAGGAGAGCAAGAAGACGGTGGTATTCCCAATAATACGGTTGAAGTTATCATCGAGAAAAACCGTTCCGGTGCGCGTGGTACCGTGGAACTCATGTTCCAAAAAGAATACAATAAATTTGCAAGTATTTCCAAGAGGGAGGATGGATAG
- the rplI gene encoding 50S ribosomal protein L9 translates to MKVIFLADVKGQGKKGEIKEVPTGYAQNFLIKKNLAKEATNQAISALRGQEKSKEKAHAEMIAEAEAIKAKLAEEATLVKFVEKVGPDGRTFGSITSKKIAEELDKQFGIKIDKRHIQLDHPIRAIGLIDVPVKIYQDVTGIINLSIKEA, encoded by the coding sequence ATGAAAGTAATCTTTTTAGCAGATGTTAAAGGTCAAGGTAAAAAGGGTGAGATTAAGGAAGTTCCAACAGGTTACGCCCAAAATTTCTTGATCAAGAAAAATTTGGCTAAGGAAGCAACAAACCAAGCAATCAGCGCCCTTCGTGGTCAGGAAAAATCTAAGGAAAAGGCTCATGCAGAGATGATTGCAGAAGCAGAGGCTATCAAGGCTAAGTTGGCTGAGGAAGCTACTTTAGTGAAATTTGTCGAAAAAGTTGGTCCAGATGGTCGTACCTTTGGTTCTATTACCAGCAAGAAAATTGCTGAAGAATTGGACAAGCAATTTGGCATCAAGATTGATAAACGCCATATTCAGCTGGATCACCCAATTCGTGCGATTGGTCTCATTGATGTACCAGTTAAAATCTATCAAGATGTAACAGGCATCATTAATTTGAGTATTAAGGAAGCTTAA
- a CDS encoding DHH family phosphoesterase, whose product MKRFRFSTIHFVMICVILFGLVALVHRFFPIGASTVFALLISLLVLIALFIYQKHSYEFSELEQIEYLNNQANSGLMMLLDKMPVGVIKVRPDSNQVEWFNPFAELIFAQENGEFDQKKLREIIDVGLDEERIYANFSGKRYAVNVDFDQGLFYFFDASTEYSATNSLIGSRPVIGIISVDNYDELEDAVTDSQISQVNSFLAQFVSEFCHDYGIYYRRGTMDRFYFFTDYAVLEKLIENKFSVIDKFREEAKKLDLGLTLSMGLAYGNENHHQIGQVALQNLNMAEVRGGDQVVVKENDESKQPLFFGGGSASSVKRTRTRTRAMMTAVSDKLKSVDAVFVVGHRNLDMDALGSAVGMQYFAQNIMNNAYTVYNPDEMAPDIARAIKKLSDENCSNLLTVEEAMKMVTFQSLLIMVDHSKIGLTLDKDFYEKFTQVVVVDHHRRDTDFPNNAVLTYIESGASSASELVTELIQFQNDKHHKLNRIQSSLLMAGIMLDTKNFTSRVTSRTFDVASYLRTRGSDSLEIQQIAATDFEEYRQINELILSGQRIESNVVIACADDTKEYDNIIPSKAANTILDMAGIEAVFVVTRNIKGYVSISARSHNKINVQRIMEEMGGGGHFNLAAAQVYDQTIAEVCEKLTDKIREEINGN is encoded by the coding sequence ATGAAAAGATTTCGATTTTCGACAATTCACTTTGTCATGATATGTGTCATTTTATTTGGGTTGGTGGCTCTTGTCCACCGATTTTTTCCAATTGGTGCCAGTACAGTTTTTGCGCTACTCATCAGCCTATTGGTGTTGATTGCGCTGTTTATTTATCAAAAACATTCTTATGAATTTAGTGAGCTAGAACAGATTGAATATCTCAATAATCAGGCCAATTCTGGTTTGATGATGCTCTTGGATAAAATGCCAGTGGGAGTTATCAAAGTTCGACCAGATAGTAATCAGGTAGAATGGTTTAATCCCTTTGCTGAGCTGATTTTTGCTCAAGAAAATGGTGAGTTTGATCAAAAAAAACTACGTGAAATTATTGACGTTGGTCTGGATGAGGAGCGAATTTATGCAAACTTTTCAGGCAAGAGATACGCTGTTAACGTTGATTTTGATCAAGGGTTATTTTACTTTTTTGATGCGTCGACAGAGTATTCAGCGACAAATAGTTTGATCGGAAGCCGTCCTGTTATAGGGATTATTTCAGTTGATAACTATGATGAGCTTGAGGATGCTGTAACTGATTCTCAAATTAGCCAAGTCAATTCCTTCTTGGCTCAATTTGTTTCAGAATTTTGCCATGATTACGGTATCTACTACCGACGCGGCACAATGGATCGATTCTATTTCTTTACAGATTATGCTGTGTTGGAAAAATTGATAGAGAATAAGTTTTCAGTTATTGATAAGTTCCGCGAGGAGGCTAAAAAGTTAGATTTAGGTTTGACTTTGAGTATGGGATTGGCGTATGGTAATGAAAATCATCACCAAATCGGACAGGTTGCGCTCCAAAATCTCAATATGGCTGAGGTTCGTGGTGGAGACCAGGTTGTGGTCAAGGAAAATGATGAGAGTAAACAGCCACTTTTCTTTGGCGGTGGCTCGGCTTCTTCCGTTAAACGAACACGTACGCGGACTCGTGCTATGATGACTGCTGTATCAGATAAACTCAAATCGGTTGATGCTGTTTTTGTGGTGGGACATCGTAATTTAGATATGGACGCGCTTGGATCCGCGGTCGGCATGCAGTACTTTGCTCAAAATATTATGAACAATGCTTATACGGTGTATAATCCAGATGAAATGGCACCAGATATTGCACGTGCTATCAAGAAGTTGAGTGATGAAAATTGTTCTAATTTGTTAACGGTTGAGGAAGCCATGAAGATGGTCACTTTCCAGTCGTTGTTAATCATGGTAGATCATTCAAAGATTGGCTTGACTTTGGATAAGGATTTCTATGAAAAATTTACCCAGGTTGTGGTGGTTGATCATCATCGTCGCGATACAGATTTCCCAAATAATGCAGTTTTGACTTATATAGAGAGTGGTGCTAGTTCTGCGAGTGAGTTAGTAACGGAATTAATTCAGTTCCAGAATGACAAACACCATAAGCTTAATCGCATTCAATCTAGTTTATTGATGGCTGGGATTATGCTTGATACAAAAAATTTCACCTCTCGTGTGACTAGTCGTACTTTTGATGTGGCTAGTTACTTGCGGACTCGTGGTAGCGATAGCTTGGAAATCCAGCAGATTGCTGCGACAGATTTTGAGGAATATCGTCAAATCAATGAACTGATTTTAAGTGGGCAGAGAATTGAGTCCAATGTTGTTATTGCGTGTGCAGATGATACTAAAGAATACGATAATATTATTCCGAGTAAGGCTGCCAATACAATATTGGACATGGCAGGAATTGAGGCGGTATTCGTTGTAACAAGAAATATCAAAGGGTATGTATCTATTTCTGCAAGGAGTCATAATAAAATCAATGTTCAACGCATCATGGAAGAAATGGGTGGAGGTGGCCACTTTAACCTAGCTGCCGCTCAGGTATATGACCAGACAATCGCAGAAGTATGTGAAAAGTTGACGGATAAAATCCGCGAAGAAATAAATGGAAATTAG
- the mnmG gene encoding tRNA uridine-5-carboxymethylaminomethyl(34) synthesis enzyme MnmG: protein MTHTFAENYDVIVIGAGHAGVEAGLAASRMGCKTLLATINLDMVAFMPCNPSIGGSAKGIVVREIDALGGEMGRNIDKTYIQMKMLNMGKGPAVRALRAQADKAEYASEMKRTVERQENLTLRQTMIDEILVEDGKVIGVRTATNQKFSAKAVVVTTGTALRGEIIIGDLKYSSGPNNSLASITLADNLKELGLEIGRFKTGTPPRVNARTINYEDTEIQPGDEKPNHFSFLSKDEDYLLDQIPCWLTYTNATSHEIINSNLHRAPMFSGIVKGIGPRYCPSIEDKIVRFADKERHQLFLEPEGRNTDEIYVQGLSTSLPEDVQQDLIHSIKGLENAQMMRTGYAIEYDMVMPHQLRATLETKKISGLFTAGQTNGTSGYEEAAGQGIVAGINAALKVQGKPELILKRSDGYIGVMIDDLVTKGTVEPYRLLTSRAEYRLILRHDNADMRLTEIGRQVGLVDDERWQVFQIHKNQFDNEMKRLESIKLKPIKETNEKVVAMGFKPLTDALTAKEFMRRPDVTYADAVAFIGPAAEDLDAKTIELIETEVKYEGYIAKALDQVEKMKRMEEKRIPADIDWDDIDSIATEARQKFKLISPETIGQASRISGVNPADISILMVYLEGRSRSISKNKSKDSH from the coding sequence ATGACACACACATTTGCAGAAAACTATGATGTCATCGTGATTGGTGCGGGGCATGCGGGTGTAGAAGCGGGATTGGCAGCCAGTCGGATGGGCTGTAAGACCCTGCTTGCGACCATTAACTTGGATATGGTGGCCTTTATGCCTTGTAATCCCTCCATTGGTGGCTCTGCCAAGGGGATTGTGGTAAGAGAAATCGATGCCCTGGGTGGCGAAATGGGCCGCAACATTGACAAGACCTACATTCAGATGAAAATGCTCAATATGGGCAAGGGGCCAGCTGTTCGTGCCTTGCGGGCTCAGGCAGATAAGGCAGAGTATGCATCAGAGATGAAGCGGACGGTGGAGCGTCAGGAAAATCTGACCCTGCGTCAAACCATGATTGATGAGATTTTGGTGGAGGATGGCAAGGTTATCGGTGTCCGCACGGCTACCAACCAGAAATTCTCAGCCAAGGCAGTTGTGGTGACAACGGGTACAGCCTTGCGTGGTGAGATTATCATCGGTGACCTCAAGTATTCGTCAGGGCCTAACAATAGCCTTGCCTCTATCACGCTGGCGGATAACCTGAAAGAACTTGGACTTGAGATAGGTCGGTTCAAGACAGGAACGCCACCGCGTGTCAATGCTCGTACCATTAACTACGAAGACACGGAGATTCAACCAGGCGATGAAAAGCCAAACCACTTTTCATTCTTGTCCAAGGACGAGGACTATTTGCTGGATCAAATTCCTTGCTGGTTGACCTATACCAACGCCACCAGCCACGAGATTATCAACAGCAATCTTCATCGAGCACCTATGTTTTCAGGAATTGTCAAGGGGATTGGGCCCCGTTATTGTCCGTCAATCGAGGACAAGATTGTCCGTTTTGCGGATAAGGAACGCCACCAGCTTTTCCTAGAGCCAGAAGGTCGCAATACAGACGAAATCTATGTTCAAGGGCTGTCAACCAGTCTGCCAGAAGATGTGCAGCAGGACTTGATCCACTCTATTAAAGGCTTGGAAAATGCCCAGATGATGCGGACGGGCTATGCTATCGAGTACGATATGGTTATGCCGCACCAGTTGCGGGCGACGCTTGAAACCAAGAAGATTTCAGGGCTCTTTACAGCAGGTCAGACCAACGGAACATCAGGTTATGAAGAAGCAGCAGGTCAGGGAATTGTCGCTGGTATCAATGCAGCCCTCAAGGTGCAGGGCAAGCCTGAGCTGATTTTGAAACGAAGCGACGGCTACATTGGTGTTATGATTGATGACCTGGTAACCAAGGGAACGGTGGAGCCTTACCGCCTCTTGACCAGTCGGGCAGAATACCGCTTGATTCTGCGTCATGACAATGCTGATATGCGACTGACGGAGATTGGTCGTCAGGTTGGCTTGGTAGATGATGAACGCTGGCAGGTCTTCCAGATTCACAAAAACCAATTTGACAATGAAATGAAGCGTTTGGAGTCTATCAAACTCAAGCCAATCAAGGAAACCAACGAAAAAGTCGTAGCCATGGGCTTCAAGCCCTTGACAGACGCTCTGACTGCCAAGGAATTCATGCGTCGTCCAGATGTGACTTACGCAGATGCGGTAGCCTTTATCGGTCCTGCGGCAGAGGATTTGGACGCCAAGACCATTGAATTGATTGAAACAGAAGTCAAGTACGAGGGCTACATTGCTAAGGCCTTAGATCAGGTGGAGAAGATGAAACGTATGGAAGAAAAACGCATTCCAGCCGACATTGACTGGGATGATATTGACTCCATTGCGACCGAGGCTCGCCAAAAATTCAAGCTGATTTCACCAGAAACCATTGGCCAGGCTAGTCGGATTTCCGGTGTCAATCCAGCGGATATATCCATTCTCATGGTCTACTTGGAAGGACGCAGTCGTTCCATTTCTAAAAATAAATCAAAGGACAGTCACTAA